One window of the Streptomyces asoensis genome contains the following:
- a CDS encoding carbohydrate ABC transporter permease — translation MITKEATEVTPVPVRVTGAPDRRPSRHKRAWDEAPRWQIYIPLGIYLVFTLVPFYWILLFALRPAGSTSLVPWPMTFEHFEKVWNERDFAVYFQNSVLTGVATLLLTTGVALAGGYALARFDFKIKRGFMLALLCTQFVPGALLLVPLFQIFAELKMINSLGSVIIAETVFQLPLSMILISGFIRNVPYSLEEAAWVDGCNRLTAFRIVVLPLLRPGLIAVGSFAFVHAWNHFLFALMFLSDQTKQTIPVGLNTLMSADSVDLGALAAGGIIAAVPVVLVFAFIQKWLITGFSAGAVKG, via the coding sequence GTGATCACCAAGGAGGCCACCGAGGTCACACCCGTCCCCGTGCGCGTGACCGGCGCGCCCGACCGGCGCCCGTCCCGGCACAAGCGTGCCTGGGACGAGGCCCCCCGCTGGCAGATCTACATCCCGCTGGGGATCTACCTGGTCTTCACCCTCGTCCCCTTCTACTGGATCCTCCTCTTCGCGCTGCGCCCGGCCGGCTCGACCTCGCTCGTGCCCTGGCCGATGACCTTCGAGCACTTCGAGAAGGTCTGGAACGAGCGGGACTTCGCCGTCTACTTCCAGAACAGCGTGCTCACCGGCGTGGCGACCCTGCTGCTCACCACCGGCGTCGCCCTGGCCGGCGGCTACGCCCTCGCCCGCTTCGACTTCAAGATCAAACGCGGCTTCATGCTCGCCCTGCTGTGCACGCAGTTCGTGCCGGGCGCGCTGCTTCTCGTGCCGCTCTTCCAGATCTTCGCCGAGCTCAAGATGATCAACTCGCTCGGCAGCGTCATCATCGCCGAGACGGTCTTCCAGCTGCCGCTGTCGATGATCCTGATCAGTGGCTTCATCCGGAACGTGCCGTACTCCCTGGAGGAGGCCGCCTGGGTCGACGGGTGCAACCGGCTCACCGCCTTCCGGATCGTCGTCCTTCCCCTGCTGCGGCCCGGGTTGATCGCCGTCGGTTCCTTCGCCTTCGTGCACGCCTGGAACCACTTCCTGTTCGCCCTGATGTTCCTGTCCGACCAGACCAAGCAGACGATCCCCGTCGGCCTCAACACCCTGATGAGCGCGGACAGCGTCGACCTGGGCGCGCTGGCCGCGGGCGGCATCATCGCCGCCGTCCCCGTGGTGCTCGTCTTCGCCTTCATCCAGAAGTGGCTGATCACCGGCTTCAGCGCGGGGGCGGTGAAGGGATGA
- a CDS encoding carbohydrate ABC transporter permease: MAQAAAVAKPPAPPRRRRASATPRRLPYLLIAPAALLMLGFIAYPVISVFYYSLQNYNPTKPWRNGFAGFDNFVHAFTDDPQFWDTLTFSAKWVFVEVGLQLLFGLALALIVNQTFVGRSLGRALVFSPWAVSGVLTSAIWVLLYNSQTGITRYLADMGIGEYGTSWLSDTSTVFPAAIVADLWRGVPFFAILILADLQSVSKDLYEAAEVDGASRIKQFWHITLPHLKDAIVLSTLLRAVWEFNNVDLLYTLTGGGPAGETTTLPLYIANTSVDAHNFGYASALTTVAFVILLFCSMVYLRLSKFGGGDK; encoded by the coding sequence ATGGCCCAAGCCGCAGCCGTGGCGAAGCCGCCCGCGCCACCCCGGCGGCGCCGTGCCTCCGCCACGCCCCGCAGACTGCCGTACCTGCTGATCGCGCCGGCGGCCCTGCTGATGCTGGGCTTCATCGCCTACCCGGTCATCAGCGTCTTCTACTACAGCCTCCAGAACTACAACCCCACCAAACCGTGGCGGAACGGCTTCGCGGGCTTCGACAACTTCGTCCACGCCTTCACCGACGACCCGCAGTTCTGGGACACGCTGACCTTCAGCGCCAAGTGGGTCTTCGTCGAGGTCGGCCTCCAGCTGCTGTTCGGCCTGGCGCTCGCGCTGATCGTCAACCAGACCTTCGTGGGGCGCTCGCTCGGCCGGGCGCTGGTCTTCTCGCCGTGGGCCGTCTCCGGGGTACTGACCTCCGCGATCTGGGTGCTGCTCTACAACTCCCAGACCGGCATCACCCGTTACCTCGCGGACATGGGAATCGGCGAGTACGGCACCAGCTGGCTGTCGGACACCTCCACCGTCTTCCCGGCGGCGATCGTCGCCGACCTGTGGCGCGGTGTCCCCTTCTTCGCGATCCTCATCCTCGCCGACCTCCAGTCCGTCTCCAAGGACCTGTACGAGGCCGCCGAGGTCGACGGCGCGAGCCGGATCAAGCAGTTCTGGCACATCACCCTGCCCCACCTGAAGGACGCCATCGTCCTGTCCACGCTGCTGCGCGCGGTGTGGGAGTTCAACAACGTCGACCTGCTCTACACGCTCACCGGCGGCGGCCCGGCGGGGGAGACCACCACCCTCCCGCTCTACATCGCCAACACCAGCGTCGACGCACACAACTTCGGCTACGCGTCCGCCCTCACCACGGTCGCGTTCGTGATCCTGCTCTTCTGCTCGATGGTCTATCTGCGGCTGAGCAAGTTCGGAGGAGGCGACAAGTGA
- the araD gene encoding L-arabinonate dehydratase: protein MKRFEDQARKRPEDLRSHQWYGAEGLRSFSHRARTRQLGYLPEEHLGKPVIAVLNTWSDINPCHVHLRDRAQAVKRGVWQAGGFPLEFPVSTLSETFQKPTPMLYRNLLAMETEELLRSYPVDGAVLMGGCDKTTPALLMGAASVDLPTVFVPAGPMLPGHWRNEVLGSGTDMWKYWDDKRAGLIGDCELAELESGLARSPGHCMTMGTASTLTAAAEALGVTVPGASSIPAVDSGHDRMAAAAGLRIVELVHRDRRLSEILTRDAFEDAVTTVLGLGGSTNAVIHLIAMAGRAGVKLTLDDFDRVARTVPVLANVRPGGQKYLMEDFHFAGGLPGFLSRIPDLLHLDRPTVSYDTLREQLAGAQVHDDDVIRRRDDPVASEGGVAVLRGNLCPDGAVIKHISAEPHLLRHTGPAVVFDDYRTMQRTINEPELGITADTVLVLRGSGPKGGPGMPEYGMLPIPDHLLKQGVRDMVRISDARMSGTSYGACVLHVAPESYVGGPLALVRTGDSITLDVEARSLRLNVDDEELERRRAEWTPPPVRYERGYGALYNEQITQADTGCDFEFLARPGKVADPYAG from the coding sequence ATGAAGCGCTTCGAAGATCAAGCTCGCAAGCGCCCGGAGGACCTCAGAAGCCACCAGTGGTACGGCGCCGAGGGCCTGCGCTCCTTCAGCCACCGCGCCCGCACCCGCCAGCTCGGTTACCTCCCCGAGGAGCACCTCGGCAAGCCGGTCATCGCCGTCCTCAACACCTGGTCGGACATCAACCCCTGCCACGTCCACCTGCGCGACCGCGCGCAGGCCGTGAAGCGGGGCGTGTGGCAGGCGGGCGGCTTCCCGCTGGAGTTCCCGGTCTCCACGCTGAGCGAGACCTTCCAGAAGCCGACCCCGATGCTCTACCGCAACCTGCTCGCGATGGAGACCGAGGAGCTGCTGCGCTCCTATCCCGTCGACGGGGCCGTGCTGATGGGCGGCTGCGACAAGACGACACCCGCGCTGCTCATGGGCGCGGCCAGCGTCGACCTGCCGACGGTCTTCGTCCCCGCCGGGCCCATGCTGCCGGGCCACTGGCGCAACGAGGTCCTCGGTTCGGGCACCGACATGTGGAAGTACTGGGACGACAAGCGGGCCGGCCTCATCGGCGACTGCGAGCTGGCCGAGCTGGAGAGCGGCCTCGCGCGCTCGCCGGGCCACTGCATGACGATGGGTACGGCGTCCACGCTGACGGCCGCCGCGGAGGCGCTGGGTGTCACGGTTCCGGGCGCGTCGAGCATCCCGGCCGTGGACTCCGGGCACGACCGGATGGCGGCCGCCGCGGGCCTGCGCATCGTCGAACTGGTCCACCGGGACCGCAGGCTGAGCGAGATCCTCACCCGGGACGCGTTCGAGGACGCGGTGACGACCGTCCTCGGTCTCGGCGGTTCGACGAACGCCGTGATCCACCTCATCGCCATGGCGGGCCGCGCCGGCGTCAAGCTCACCCTCGACGACTTCGACCGCGTCGCCCGGACCGTCCCCGTGCTCGCCAACGTGCGGCCCGGCGGCCAGAAGTACCTCATGGAGGACTTCCACTTCGCGGGCGGACTCCCCGGCTTCCTCTCCCGGATCCCGGACCTGCTCCACCTGGACCGCCCGACCGTCTCGTACGACACGCTGCGCGAGCAGCTCGCCGGCGCCCAGGTGCACGACGACGACGTCATCCGCCGCCGGGACGACCCGGTCGCGAGCGAGGGCGGGGTCGCCGTCCTGCGCGGCAACCTCTGCCCGGACGGCGCCGTCATCAAGCACATCTCCGCCGAGCCGCACCTGCTGAGGCACACCGGTCCCGCGGTCGTCTTCGACGACTACCGGACCATGCAACGCACCATCAACGAACCGGAGTTGGGGATCACCGCCGACACCGTCCTGGTGCTGCGGGGCTCCGGCCCCAAGGGCGGCCCGGGCATGCCCGAGTACGGCATGCTGCCCATCCCCGACCACCTGCTCAAGCAGGGGGTGCGGGACATGGTGCGGATCTCCGACGCCCGGATGAGCGGGACGAGTTACGGCGCGTGCGTCCTGCACGTGGCACCCGAGTCGTACGTCGGCGGCCCGCTCGCCCTGGTGCGCACGGGAGACTCCATCACCCTCGACGTCGAGGCCCGCTCGCTCCGGCTCAACGTGGACGACGAGGAGCTGGAGCGGCGTCGGGCGGAGTGGACGCCGCCGCCCGTCCGGTACGAGCGCGGCTACGGCGCGCTCTACAACGAGCAGATCACCCAGGCCGACACCGGCTGCGACTTCGAGTTCCTGGCCCGCCCGGGCAAGGTCGCGGACCCGTACGCGGGCTGA
- a CDS encoding dihydrodipicolinate synthase family protein, with amino-acid sequence MSSVAFETQRAALADVVAIPVTPFAEDGSVDGEVHRALLRRLLDGGITTLTPNGNTGEFYALTPEERRLVTELTVEVAGGRAAILVGVGHDVPTAVASARHARELGAQMVMVHQPVHPYVSQSGWVDYHREIAAAVPELGVVPYIRNAQLRGERLAELADACPNVIGVKYAVPDASRFAAFARDAGLERFVWVAGLAEPYAPSYFSAGATGFTSGLVNVAPAVSLNMIEALRSGDYPAAMKVWEQIRRFEELRAANGSANNVTVVKEALASLGLCRREVRPPSRPLPEEERAEVAAIAAGWSI; translated from the coding sequence ATGAGCAGCGTGGCGTTCGAGACCCAGCGTGCGGCCCTGGCCGACGTGGTGGCCATCCCGGTGACCCCGTTCGCCGAGGACGGCTCCGTCGACGGCGAAGTCCACCGGGCCCTGCTGCGCCGGCTGCTCGACGGCGGGATCACCACCCTCACCCCGAACGGCAACACCGGCGAGTTCTACGCCCTGACCCCCGAAGAGCGCCGCCTGGTCACGGAGCTGACCGTCGAGGTGGCCGGCGGACGGGCGGCGATCCTGGTCGGCGTCGGACACGACGTACCGACCGCCGTCGCCTCCGCCCGGCACGCCCGTGAGCTGGGCGCGCAGATGGTGATGGTCCATCAGCCCGTCCACCCGTACGTGTCGCAGAGCGGCTGGGTCGACTACCACCGGGAGATCGCCGCGGCGGTGCCCGAGCTGGGCGTCGTCCCGTACATCCGCAACGCGCAGCTGCGCGGCGAACGCCTCGCCGAACTCGCCGACGCCTGTCCGAACGTCATCGGCGTCAAATACGCCGTCCCGGACGCCTCGCGCTTCGCCGCGTTCGCGCGGGACGCGGGCCTGGAGCGCTTCGTCTGGGTGGCCGGCCTCGCCGAGCCGTACGCCCCCTCCTACTTCTCCGCGGGCGCCACCGGCTTCACCTCCGGGCTCGTGAACGTCGCCCCGGCCGTTTCGCTGAACATGATCGAAGCGCTTCGATCAGGGGACTATCCGGCCGCGATGAAGGTGTGGGAACAGATCAGACGCTTCGAGGAGCTCCGCGCGGCCAACGGTTCCGCCAACAACGTCACCGTCGTCAAGGAAGCCCTTGCCTCCCTTGGCCTGTGCCGTCGCGAGGTCCGCCCGCCGAGCCGGCCGCTGCCCGAGGAAGAGCGGGCCGAGGTCGCCGCGATAGCCGCCGGATGGTCCATATGA
- a CDS encoding GntR family transcriptional regulator, translating into MTSVPTPIPSRTQYVLEEIKRRILTGRLTPGQALVETELAAQFGVSKTPVREALKTLAGTGLVVMSQYKGVTVRMVDADMAREVYDVRLLLEPEALKRAVRRGASLDAAREALTRADQATDTAERSLANREFHRALYLPCGNPLLGRMLDEVRDQAALVSAVAWAASPSWEREAGEHREILRLALAGDSDGAAGALHAHIASFVHRAFPETAQEAHEGPRAEKGQE; encoded by the coding sequence ATGACCTCTGTGCCCACGCCGATCCCGTCCCGCACGCAGTACGTGCTGGAGGAGATCAAACGCCGCATCCTCACCGGTCGGCTCACGCCCGGCCAGGCCCTGGTCGAGACGGAGCTCGCCGCACAGTTCGGGGTCTCCAAGACCCCGGTGCGCGAGGCGCTCAAGACCCTGGCCGGCACCGGACTGGTCGTGATGAGCCAGTACAAGGGCGTCACGGTGCGCATGGTGGACGCGGACATGGCGCGCGAGGTCTACGACGTACGCCTGCTCCTCGAGCCCGAGGCGCTCAAGCGGGCCGTACGGCGGGGAGCCTCCCTGGACGCCGCCCGCGAGGCGCTGACCAGGGCCGACCAGGCGACCGACACCGCCGAACGGTCGCTGGCCAACCGTGAGTTCCACCGCGCCCTGTACCTGCCGTGCGGCAACCCGCTGCTCGGCCGGATGCTCGACGAGGTGCGCGACCAGGCCGCTCTGGTCTCCGCCGTCGCCTGGGCCGCCTCGCCCTCCTGGGAACGGGAGGCCGGTGAGCACCGCGAGATCCTCCGGCTCGCCCTGGCCGGCGACTCCGACGGAGCGGCCGGCGCCCTGCACGCCCACATCGCGTCGTTCGTGCACCGGGCGTTCCCCGAGACCGCCCAGGAGGCCCATGAAGGGCCCCGGGCAGAGAAAGGTCAGGAATGA
- a CDS encoding MBL fold metallo-hydrolase, which produces MPLSLTVLGTASPHPRPGRPCSGYLLRGAGAEVWVDAGPGTFAELQRHTDPDRLTAIWISHLHADHSADLLAAAYALAYGGMTPPAPIPVYAPLDCARRLAGFFGRPDVRFLSGVFDFRALFDGHTVRHWNLRLSSRAVVHDTEAYGLRAECQGSVLAYSGDTGPCEALTELASGADLFLCEADIDSHREGEREQQVHLTPEEAGDAARRAGVRELYITHVGPTLTREAATARAAVAFGGPARTAREGETLPF; this is translated from the coding sequence ATGCCCCTGAGCCTCACCGTCCTCGGTACCGCCTCTCCGCACCCGAGGCCGGGCCGCCCCTGCTCCGGCTATCTGCTGCGCGGTGCGGGGGCGGAGGTGTGGGTGGACGCGGGGCCCGGGACGTTCGCGGAGTTGCAGCGGCACACGGATCCGGACCGGCTCACGGCGATCTGGATCTCGCACCTGCACGCCGACCACAGCGCCGACCTGCTCGCCGCCGCCTACGCCCTCGCCTACGGAGGGATGACCCCGCCGGCCCCGATCCCGGTCTACGCGCCGCTCGACTGCGCCCGGCGTCTCGCAGGCTTCTTCGGCCGGCCGGACGTACGGTTCCTGAGCGGGGTCTTCGACTTCCGGGCCCTGTTCGACGGGCACACCGTGCGGCACTGGAACCTGCGCCTCAGCTCGCGCGCGGTGGTGCACGACACCGAGGCCTACGGACTGCGGGCCGAGTGCCAGGGGAGCGTTCTCGCGTACTCGGGCGACACCGGACCGTGCGAGGCCCTCACCGAACTGGCCTCCGGCGCCGATCTGTTCCTGTGCGAGGCGGACATCGACAGCCATCGCGAAGGCGAACGGGAGCAGCAGGTGCATCTCACGCCGGAGGAGGCCGGCGACGCCGCCCGCAGGGCAGGGGTGCGCGAGCTGTACATCACCCACGTCGGGCCCACGCTGACCCGGGAGGCCGCGACCGCCCGGGCCGCCGTCGCCTTCGGGGGCCCCGCCCGGACCGCTCGCGAGGGCGAGACCCTCCCCTTCTGA
- a CDS encoding TIGR03086 family metal-binding protein, which produces MTDTTSTLDLGPQTLIVARLAEGVRDEQLADGTPCPGCAVRNMLGHLTGLAVAFRDAARKDLGPTTDTAPDAAAPDIGPGWREELPKVLDELAEAWRDPAAWTGMTRAGAVDLPGAVGGAVAADELVIHGWDLARATGQEYTPDPAALRVSHGFLRAAAEESDRGDGIFGPVVPVPADAPLLDRAVGLSGRDPGWTR; this is translated from the coding sequence ATGACCGACACGACAAGCACACTCGACCTCGGCCCGCAGACCCTGATCGTGGCGCGTCTCGCGGAGGGCGTCCGCGACGAGCAGCTCGCGGACGGGACGCCCTGCCCGGGCTGCGCCGTCCGCAACATGCTCGGGCACCTCACCGGCCTCGCCGTCGCCTTCCGGGACGCCGCCCGCAAGGACCTGGGCCCCACGACCGACACCGCGCCGGACGCCGCCGCGCCGGACATCGGCCCCGGCTGGCGCGAGGAGCTGCCCAAGGTGCTCGACGAACTCGCCGAGGCCTGGCGCGACCCGGCCGCCTGGACCGGCATGACCCGCGCGGGCGCCGTGGACCTGCCCGGCGCGGTCGGGGGCGCCGTCGCCGCCGACGAGTTGGTGATCCACGGCTGGGACCTGGCCCGGGCCACGGGCCAGGAGTACACGCCCGACCCGGCCGCGCTGCGGGTCTCGCACGGCTTCCTGCGGGCGGCCGCCGAGGAGTCGGACCGTGGGGACGGCATCTTCGGCCCCGTCGTGCCCGTGCCGGCGGACGCCCCGCTGCTCGACCGGGCGGTCGGACTGAGCGGACGTGATCCGGGGTGGACCCGCTAG
- a CDS encoding MFS transporter — protein sequence MTKNWSVVRVLRDRDAALYLAASSVSGFGTSALWLASGVWVKDLTGSNGLAALCMLALWAPTLLGPLLGTLADRVRRKPLLIALDLLPAALLPTLLAVDSPDGVWLLFAVLFVYGAASVVHDAAESALVAAAVAPGLLGDFNGLRFTAAEGMKLVAPLAGAGVYAVYGGPAVALLDAASFVCAAGLYACVRVGEERPRPAGGHWRAQTAEGARFLWGHPELRPLVLAGGATMLFSGLGGPLVYAVVEGLGHSPAYTGTLYAVQGAGSVVVGLFSGPALRRLGERRFAGCGIALTAVAVAAQAVASDPVALVCSAAIGAGLPCVLIAALTAVQRETPDALLGRATATAGTLMYAPTAVGLAAGAGLVEVVPYRPLLVLLALARLTVLPLLRGAQRAASASRTAARSPSDANPA from the coding sequence ATGACGAAGAACTGGTCCGTGGTGCGTGTCCTGCGGGACCGCGACGCGGCGCTCTACCTGGCCGCGTCGTCGGTATCCGGTTTCGGCACCTCGGCGCTCTGGCTGGCGTCCGGGGTGTGGGTCAAGGACCTCACCGGCTCGAACGGGCTCGCGGCGCTGTGCATGCTCGCCCTGTGGGCGCCCACCCTGCTCGGCCCGCTGCTGGGCACCCTCGCCGACCGGGTCCGCCGCAAGCCCCTGCTGATCGCGCTCGATCTGCTTCCGGCGGCCCTCCTGCCCACCCTCCTCGCCGTCGACTCCCCCGACGGGGTGTGGCTCCTGTTCGCGGTGCTGTTCGTGTACGGGGCGGCCTCGGTCGTGCACGACGCGGCCGAGTCCGCGCTCGTCGCCGCCGCCGTCGCCCCCGGCCTGCTCGGCGACTTCAACGGGCTGCGCTTCACGGCCGCCGAGGGCATGAAGCTGGTGGCCCCCCTGGCGGGCGCCGGCGTGTACGCGGTCTACGGCGGCCCCGCCGTGGCGCTCCTGGACGCGGCCTCCTTCGTGTGCGCGGCGGGGCTGTACGCGTGCGTGCGGGTCGGCGAGGAGCGGCCGCGGCCGGCCGGCGGACACTGGCGTGCGCAGACCGCCGAGGGCGCCCGCTTCCTGTGGGGCCACCCCGAGCTGCGCCCGCTGGTCCTGGCGGGCGGTGCGACGATGCTGTTCTCGGGCCTCGGCGGCCCGCTGGTCTACGCCGTCGTCGAGGGCCTCGGCCACTCCCCCGCGTACACGGGCACGCTCTACGCCGTCCAGGGCGCCGGTTCGGTCGTGGTGGGGCTGTTCTCGGGGCCCGCGCTGCGGCGGCTGGGGGAACGCCGGTTCGCCGGATGCGGGATCGCCCTCACCGCCGTCGCGGTCGCCGCACAGGCCGTTGCCTCGGATCCCGTGGCCCTGGTGTGCAGCGCGGCGATCGGGGCGGGGCTGCCCTGTGTGCTGATCGCCGCGCTGACCGCCGTACAGCGGGAGACGCCGGACGCGCTGCTCGGCCGGGCCACCGCGACGGCCGGCACGCTGATGTACGCGCCGACCGCCGTCGGCCTCGCGGCGGGCGCGGGCCTGGTCGAAGTCGTGCCGTACCGGCCACTGCTGGTGCTGCTGGCCCTGGCCCGGCTGACGGTCCTGCCGCTGCTGCGCGGCGCTCAGCGGGCGGCCAGCGCCTCGCGTACGGCCGCCAGGTCCCCGTCCGACGCCAATCCCGCGTGA